The following proteins are co-located in the Diaphorobacter sp. HDW4B genome:
- a CDS encoding phosphoadenosine phosphosulfate reductase family protein has translation MIQRHVLGLSGGRDSAALAVYMRQHHPELDLEYFFTDTGKELPEVYEFLGRLEGFLGKAILRLNPDRDFDFWLREYGHFLPSASTRWCTRQLKLLPFRQWLRPGLAAGHRITSYVAIRADEDYRQGFAPTQENLKVVYPFREVGIDKQGVIELLGASGLGLPKYYDWRSRSGCTFCFFQQKIEWVNLKRNHPDAYEEAKRYEKSAREHGSPFTWSQGESLSDLERPDRIAAIEADFIARKAREQARKPVNPLRPIRFVEPTDIDDLFGEDEGGGACLVCHK, from the coding sequence GTGATCCAACGGCATGTGCTGGGACTGTCAGGCGGCAGGGACAGTGCAGCTCTTGCGGTCTATATGCGACAGCACCATCCAGAGCTCGACCTTGAGTACTTCTTCACGGACACCGGCAAGGAACTGCCCGAGGTCTACGAGTTTCTAGGGCGGCTCGAAGGCTTCTTAGGCAAAGCGATTCTTCGCCTGAACCCCGACCGAGACTTCGATTTCTGGCTGCGCGAGTACGGGCATTTCCTGCCGTCAGCAAGCACTCGATGGTGCACGCGTCAACTCAAGTTGCTTCCGTTTCGACAGTGGCTGCGGCCGGGTTTGGCTGCAGGACATCGAATCACGAGCTACGTGGCAATACGTGCGGACGAGGACTATCGGCAAGGATTTGCGCCTACGCAAGAGAACCTGAAAGTTGTCTATCCGTTCCGTGAGGTCGGTATCGACAAGCAAGGTGTAATCGAATTGTTGGGGGCGTCCGGTCTGGGCTTGCCGAAATACTACGACTGGCGATCTCGCAGTGGTTGCACCTTTTGTTTTTTTCAACAGAAGATCGAATGGGTTAACCTCAAGCGCAACCACCCGGATGCTTACGAAGAGGCCAAACGCTACGAGAAAAGTGCTCGCGAACATGGGTCTCCCTTCACATGGTCGCAGGGCGAATCTCTCTCTGACCTTGAGCGGCCGGATCGCATCGCTGCGATTGAGGCAGATTTCATTGCTCGCAAGGCACGAGAGCAGGCGCGCAAGCCCGTTAACCCGCTACGCCCGATTAGATTTGTGGAGCCGACGGATATTGATGATCTGTTCGGTGAGGACGAAGGGGGCGGCGCCTGCTTGGTGTGCCACAAGTGA
- a CDS encoding ATP-binding protein: protein MAGGFRIAARALRQLGAELITSDDVALNELIKNAFDARSPRVSVEIHSFADLAALALLEEQIRQKKVTKQEALERVDKAISPDVSMAQRSELIERLHGYIESRVDFAEHLKEFRQEQSLKISDTGVGMSADELSDRFLVIGTPGKLLAKRTANPGDSPLLGEKGIGRLSMMRLGNVATVRSAKKGSARWNEIKFRWDRFDDTSLFLDQVDVDVESAGEADLTAQGTQIEIKELSANWTQEKVQGFIQRYMRRLQNPFAKERRPYPVDVLLNGKRQPIASLPPWLENCAQFKADITFNPHGIDGTKQILRRSLRWRDATSSETRAWEMRELTQELGLPADTFVRLGPFVANCLWFNRQMLTGNTVERTRNEIAEELNQWCGGFALYRDNFRVGKTGGMEDDWLEWDSGALRAKGFALNRYQTIGSVSISSLTNPHLIDSANRERLVACPEQLLLKSLLGDVVVKDLRVHINTIREAEAKIAIAEESTTESLKKSEESLKKTIRAIDEIGKELPREQRHKITEIRETLQSQVEYVKTIKNSLNMARETRVELLELANIGLVVEIVIHELSRLTERTGELLVDLQKKDGKADVVQVVDNLRTQIIATNKRIRTVDAMSPSGRHRRENYDAVAQTKTIVAGFKNRFQRHEITCDISLDDGAADKPLNVYMVRGLIAQTLENLLTNSVYWLQQGLKEGEVERSIRIEIDSKALTISVSDNGPGVDPKYAKEIFKPYYSTRKKGKGLGLYIAAELVDYHGGRIYLDELPEDDGRLRTFTIELPKEEA from the coding sequence ATGGCTGGAGGATTCCGGATTGCCGCGCGCGCGCTACGTCAGCTCGGTGCCGAACTGATTACGTCCGATGACGTTGCCCTGAATGAGCTGATCAAAAACGCATTCGATGCTCGATCGCCGCGCGTGAGCGTGGAGATTCACTCATTTGCTGACCTCGCCGCGTTGGCCTTGCTAGAAGAGCAAATTCGTCAGAAGAAGGTCACGAAGCAGGAGGCGCTGGAGCGAGTGGACAAAGCTATCTCGCCGGACGTGTCGATGGCGCAGCGATCAGAGTTGATTGAGCGGCTGCATGGATACATCGAAAGCCGCGTCGACTTTGCTGAGCACCTGAAGGAATTTCGTCAGGAGCAGTCCCTCAAGATATCCGACACCGGGGTGGGCATGAGCGCAGACGAACTCTCCGATCGCTTCCTGGTTATCGGAACCCCAGGAAAACTCCTGGCCAAACGCACTGCAAATCCCGGCGACTCACCACTTCTTGGTGAGAAGGGTATCGGTCGGTTGTCGATGATGCGGTTGGGTAATGTTGCAACCGTGCGATCAGCAAAAAAGGGCAGCGCCCGATGGAATGAGATCAAGTTTCGTTGGGATCGATTCGACGATACGAGCCTCTTTCTTGACCAGGTCGACGTTGATGTCGAATCAGCGGGCGAGGCAGACCTCACCGCTCAGGGCACACAGATCGAAATAAAGGAACTGTCTGCCAACTGGACGCAGGAAAAAGTCCAAGGCTTCATACAGCGGTACATGAGGCGGCTGCAGAACCCTTTCGCCAAGGAAAGACGTCCTTACCCGGTCGACGTTCTTCTCAACGGCAAGCGACAGCCGATAGCATCTCTGCCTCCATGGTTGGAGAACTGTGCGCAGTTCAAGGCGGACATCACGTTCAACCCTCATGGCATCGATGGGACAAAGCAGATTCTTCGCCGAAGCCTTCGATGGCGGGATGCAACGTCGTCGGAGACGCGCGCCTGGGAAATGCGCGAGCTGACTCAGGAGTTGGGCCTTCCGGCGGATACCTTTGTCCGCCTTGGGCCATTCGTGGCCAATTGCCTTTGGTTCAACCGTCAAATGCTGACCGGCAACACCGTCGAACGAACGCGCAACGAGATCGCCGAAGAGCTGAACCAGTGGTGCGGCGGGTTTGCCTTGTACCGCGATAACTTTCGGGTCGGAAAGACTGGTGGGATGGAGGACGACTGGCTTGAATGGGACAGTGGCGCCTTGCGCGCCAAAGGGTTCGCGCTGAACCGCTATCAGACCATTGGGAGTGTCAGCATCTCTTCCCTCACCAACCCACACTTGATTGACTCGGCGAACCGCGAGCGCCTCGTTGCATGCCCCGAGCAATTGCTGCTCAAGAGTTTGTTGGGGGACGTCGTCGTCAAGGATTTGCGAGTTCACATCAATACGATCCGAGAGGCCGAAGCGAAGATCGCAATCGCCGAGGAGTCGACCACCGAATCATTGAAGAAGTCGGAGGAAAGCCTCAAGAAGACCATTCGTGCGATCGATGAGATTGGCAAGGAGCTTCCGAGGGAACAGCGGCACAAGATAACTGAGATCCGGGAGACGCTGCAGAGTCAGGTCGAATACGTGAAGACAATCAAGAACTCCCTGAATATGGCGAGGGAGACCCGGGTCGAGTTGCTGGAACTGGCCAATATCGGGTTGGTCGTGGAGATCGTAATTCATGAACTGTCCCGTCTGACGGAGCGAACCGGCGAGTTGCTGGTGGACCTTCAGAAGAAAGACGGCAAAGCCGACGTTGTTCAAGTCGTTGACAACCTACGCACTCAGATCATCGCGACCAACAAACGCATTCGAACTGTCGATGCGATGAGCCCTTCAGGACGGCACCGGCGGGAGAACTATGACGCGGTAGCCCAGACCAAGACGATCGTGGCTGGTTTCAAGAACAGGTTCCAGCGCCACGAAATTACTTGCGATATCTCGTTGGATGACGGCGCTGCAGACAAGCCTCTGAATGTCTACATGGTGCGCGGATTGATCGCGCAAACGCTAGAGAATCTGCTGACCAACTCCGTCTATTGGTTGCAGCAGGGTCTGAAGGAGGGCGAGGTAGAGCGGTCGATCCGAATCGAAATTGATTCAAAGGCGCTCACAATCAGCGTTTCTGACAACGGACCTGGCGTAGATCCAAAGTATGCCAAGGAGATATTCAAGCCCTACTACTCCACGCGAAAAAAAGGGAAGGGTCTGGGCCTTTACATCGCGGCCGAGCTTGTCGACTATCACGGAGGACGCATCTACCTTGACGAGCTTCCAGAGGATGACGGTCGACTGCGCACGTTCACTATCGAGTTGCCGAAGGAGGAGGCATGA